A single Camelus ferus isolate YT-003-E chromosome 3, BCGSAC_Cfer_1.0, whole genome shotgun sequence DNA region contains:
- the SEPTIN8 gene encoding septin-8 isoform X6, whose amino-acid sequence MAATDLERFSNAEPEPRSLSLGGHVGFDSLPDQLVSKSVTQGFSFNILCVGETGIGKSTLMNTLFNTTFETEEASHHEECVRLRPQTYDLQESNVQLKLTIVDAVGFGDQINKDESYRPIVDYIDAQFENYLQEELKIRRSLFDYHDTRIHVCLYFITPTGHSLKSLDLVTMKKLDSKVNIIPIIAKADTISKSELHKFKIKIMGELVSNGVQIYQFPTDDEAVAEINAVMNAHLPFAVVGSTEEVKVGNKLVRARQYPWGVVQVENENHCDFVKLREMLIRVNMEDLREQTHSRHYELYRRCKLEEMGFQDSDGDSQPFSLQETYEAKRKEFLSELQRKEEEMRQMFVNKVKETELELKEKERELHEKFEHLKRVHQEEKRKVEEKRRELEEETNTFNRRKAAVEALQSQALHATSQQPLRKDKDKKKASGWSSIYSVTIP is encoded by the exons AACGCAGAGCCGGAGCCCCGGAGCCTCTCCCTGGGCGGCCATGTGGGCTTTGACAGCCTCCCCGACCAGCTGGTCAGCAAGTCGGTCACTCAGGGCTTCAGCTTCAACATCCTCTGTGTGG GGGAGACTGGCATTGGCAAGTCCACACTGATGAACACGCTCTTCAACACGACCTTCGAGACAGAGGAAGCCAGTCACCATGAGGAGTGTGTGCGCCTGCGGCCCCAGACCTATGACCTCCAGGAGAGCAACGTGCAGCTGAAGCTGACTATTGTGGACGCTGTGGGCTTCGGGGATCAGATCAATAAGGATGAGAG TTACAGGCCCATCGTCGACTACATTGACGCACAGTTTGAAAACTACCTGCAGGAAGAGCTGAAGATCCGCCGCTCGCTCTTCGACTATCACGACACAAGGATCCACGTCTGCCTCTACTTCATCACACCCACAGGGCACTCCCTCAAGTCCCTGGACCTCGTGACCAtgaaaaaactggacagcaaG GTGAACATTATTCCCATCATTGCCAAAGCTGACACCATCTCCAAGAGTGAGCTCCACaagttcaagatcaagatcaTGGGCGAGCTGGTCAGCAATGGGGTCCAGATCTACCAGTTTCCCACTGACGATGAGGCTGTTGCAGAGATTAACGCGGTCATGAAT GCACACCTACCCTTTGCCGTGGTGGGCAGCACCGAGGAGGTGAAGGTGGGAAACAAGCTGGTGCGAGCACGGCAGTACCCCTGGGGAGTGGTGCAGG TGGAGAACGAGAATCACTGCGACTTCGTGAAGCTGCGGGAAATGCTGATCCGTGTGAACATGGAGGACCTCCGTGAGCAGACGCACAGTCGGCACTATGAGCTCTACCGGCGCTGCAAACTGGAGGAGATGGGCTTCCAGGACAGTGATGGTGACAGCCAGCCCTTCAG CCTCCAGGAGACATATGAGGCCAAGAGGAAGGAGTTCCTGAGCGagctgcagaggaaggaggaggagatgaggcAGATGTTCGTCAACAAAGTGAAGGAGACGGAGCTGGAGTTGAAGGAGAAGGAGCGAGAG CTCCACGAGAAGTTCGAGCACCTCAAGCGGGTCCACCAGGAGGAGAAGCGCAAGGTGGAGGAGAAGCGccgggagctggaggaggagaccaACACCTTCAACCGCAGGAAGGCCGCGGTGGAGGCCCTGCAGTCCCAGGCCCTGCACGCCACCTCGCAGCAGCCTCTGAGGAAGGACAAGGACAAGAAGAA agccAGTGGCTGGTCTTCCATTTACAGTGTCACTATTCCTTGA
- the SEPTIN8 gene encoding septin-8 isoform X3, translated as MAATDLERFSNAEPEPRSLSLGGHVGFDSLPDQLVSKSVTQGFSFNILCVGETGIGKSTLMNTLFNTTFETEEASHHEECVRLRPQTYDLQESNVQLKLTIVDAVGFGDQINKDERPIVDYIDAQFENYLQEELKIRRSLFDYHDTRIHVCLYFITPTGHSLKSLDLVTMKKLDSKVNIIPIIAKADTISKSELHKFKIKIMGELVSNGVQIYQFPTDDEAVAEINAVMNAHLPFAVVGSTEEVKVGNKLVRARQYPWGVVQVENENHCDFVKLREMLIRVNMEDLREQTHSRHYELYRRCKLEEMGFQDSDGDSQPFSLQETYEAKRKEFLSELQRKEEEMRQMFVNKVKETELELKEKERELHEKFEHLKRVHQEEKRKVEEKRRELEEETNTFNRRKAAVEALQSQALHATSQQPLRKDKDKKNRSDIGVQQSGMSLSNSKVMMTKASVEPLNCSSWWPAIQCCSCLVRDATWREGFL; from the exons AACGCAGAGCCGGAGCCCCGGAGCCTCTCCCTGGGCGGCCATGTGGGCTTTGACAGCCTCCCCGACCAGCTGGTCAGCAAGTCGGTCACTCAGGGCTTCAGCTTCAACATCCTCTGTGTGG GGGAGACTGGCATTGGCAAGTCCACACTGATGAACACGCTCTTCAACACGACCTTCGAGACAGAGGAAGCCAGTCACCATGAGGAGTGTGTGCGCCTGCGGCCCCAGACCTATGACCTCCAGGAGAGCAACGTGCAGCTGAAGCTGACTATTGTGGACGCTGTGGGCTTCGGGGATCAGATCAATAAGGATGAGAG GCCCATCGTCGACTACATTGACGCACAGTTTGAAAACTACCTGCAGGAAGAGCTGAAGATCCGCCGCTCGCTCTTCGACTATCACGACACAAGGATCCACGTCTGCCTCTACTTCATCACACCCACAGGGCACTCCCTCAAGTCCCTGGACCTCGTGACCAtgaaaaaactggacagcaaG GTGAACATTATTCCCATCATTGCCAAAGCTGACACCATCTCCAAGAGTGAGCTCCACaagttcaagatcaagatcaTGGGCGAGCTGGTCAGCAATGGGGTCCAGATCTACCAGTTTCCCACTGACGATGAGGCTGTTGCAGAGATTAACGCGGTCATGAAT GCACACCTACCCTTTGCCGTGGTGGGCAGCACCGAGGAGGTGAAGGTGGGAAACAAGCTGGTGCGAGCACGGCAGTACCCCTGGGGAGTGGTGCAGG TGGAGAACGAGAATCACTGCGACTTCGTGAAGCTGCGGGAAATGCTGATCCGTGTGAACATGGAGGACCTCCGTGAGCAGACGCACAGTCGGCACTATGAGCTCTACCGGCGCTGCAAACTGGAGGAGATGGGCTTCCAGGACAGTGATGGTGACAGCCAGCCCTTCAG CCTCCAGGAGACATATGAGGCCAAGAGGAAGGAGTTCCTGAGCGagctgcagaggaaggaggaggagatgaggcAGATGTTCGTCAACAAAGTGAAGGAGACGGAGCTGGAGTTGAAGGAGAAGGAGCGAGAG CTCCACGAGAAGTTCGAGCACCTCAAGCGGGTCCACCAGGAGGAGAAGCGCAAGGTGGAGGAGAAGCGccgggagctggaggaggagaccaACACCTTCAACCGCAGGAAGGCCGCGGTGGAGGCCCTGCAGTCCCAGGCCCTGCACGCCACCTCGCAGCAGCCTCTGAGGAAGGACAAGGACAAGAAGAA CAGATCAGATATAGGAGTACAGCAGTCGGGCATGAGCCTCTCCAACTCTAAGGTGATGATGACCAAGGCCAGTGTGGAGCCCTTGAACTGCAGCAGCTGGTGGCCCGCCATACAGTGCTGCAGCTGCCTGGTCAGGGACGCGACGTGGAGGGAAGGATTCCTCTGA
- the SEPTIN8 gene encoding septin-8 isoform X4: protein MNAEPEPRSLSLGGHVGFDSLPDQLVSKSVTQGFSFNILCVGETGIGKSTLMNTLFNTTFETEEASHHEECVRLRPQTYDLQESNVQLKLTIVDAVGFGDQINKDESYRPIVDYIDAQFENYLQEELKIRRSLFDYHDTRIHVCLYFITPTGHSLKSLDLVTMKKLDSKVNIIPIIAKADTISKSELHKFKIKIMGELVSNGVQIYQFPTDDEAVAEINAVMNAHLPFAVVGSTEEVKVGNKLVRARQYPWGVVQVENENHCDFVKLREMLIRVNMEDLREQTHSRHYELYRRCKLEEMGFQDSDGDSQPFSLQETYEAKRKEFLSELQRKEEEMRQMFVNKVKETELELKEKERELHEKFEHLKRVHQEEKRKVEEKRRELEEETNTFNRRKAAVEALQSQALHATSQQPLRKDKDKKNRSDIGVQQSGMSLSNSKVMMTKASVEPLNCSSWWPAIQCCSCLVRDATWREGFL, encoded by the exons AACGCAGAGCCGGAGCCCCGGAGCCTCTCCCTGGGCGGCCATGTGGGCTTTGACAGCCTCCCCGACCAGCTGGTCAGCAAGTCGGTCACTCAGGGCTTCAGCTTCAACATCCTCTGTGTGG GGGAGACTGGCATTGGCAAGTCCACACTGATGAACACGCTCTTCAACACGACCTTCGAGACAGAGGAAGCCAGTCACCATGAGGAGTGTGTGCGCCTGCGGCCCCAGACCTATGACCTCCAGGAGAGCAACGTGCAGCTGAAGCTGACTATTGTGGACGCTGTGGGCTTCGGGGATCAGATCAATAAGGATGAGAG TTACAGGCCCATCGTCGACTACATTGACGCACAGTTTGAAAACTACCTGCAGGAAGAGCTGAAGATCCGCCGCTCGCTCTTCGACTATCACGACACAAGGATCCACGTCTGCCTCTACTTCATCACACCCACAGGGCACTCCCTCAAGTCCCTGGACCTCGTGACCAtgaaaaaactggacagcaaG GTGAACATTATTCCCATCATTGCCAAAGCTGACACCATCTCCAAGAGTGAGCTCCACaagttcaagatcaagatcaTGGGCGAGCTGGTCAGCAATGGGGTCCAGATCTACCAGTTTCCCACTGACGATGAGGCTGTTGCAGAGATTAACGCGGTCATGAAT GCACACCTACCCTTTGCCGTGGTGGGCAGCACCGAGGAGGTGAAGGTGGGAAACAAGCTGGTGCGAGCACGGCAGTACCCCTGGGGAGTGGTGCAGG TGGAGAACGAGAATCACTGCGACTTCGTGAAGCTGCGGGAAATGCTGATCCGTGTGAACATGGAGGACCTCCGTGAGCAGACGCACAGTCGGCACTATGAGCTCTACCGGCGCTGCAAACTGGAGGAGATGGGCTTCCAGGACAGTGATGGTGACAGCCAGCCCTTCAG CCTCCAGGAGACATATGAGGCCAAGAGGAAGGAGTTCCTGAGCGagctgcagaggaaggaggaggagatgaggcAGATGTTCGTCAACAAAGTGAAGGAGACGGAGCTGGAGTTGAAGGAGAAGGAGCGAGAG CTCCACGAGAAGTTCGAGCACCTCAAGCGGGTCCACCAGGAGGAGAAGCGCAAGGTGGAGGAGAAGCGccgggagctggaggaggagaccaACACCTTCAACCGCAGGAAGGCCGCGGTGGAGGCCCTGCAGTCCCAGGCCCTGCACGCCACCTCGCAGCAGCCTCTGAGGAAGGACAAGGACAAGAAGAA CAGATCAGATATAGGAGTACAGCAGTCGGGCATGAGCCTCTCCAACTCTAAGGTGATGATGACCAAGGCCAGTGTGGAGCCCTTGAACTGCAGCAGCTGGTGGCCCGCCATACAGTGCTGCAGCTGCCTGGTCAGGGACGCGACGTGGAGGGAAGGATTCCTCTGA
- the SEPTIN8 gene encoding septin-8 isoform X7: MAATDLERFSNAEPEPRSLSLGGHVGFDSLPDQLVSKSVTQGFSFNILCVGETGIGKSTLMNTLFNTTFETEEASHHEECVRLRPQTYDLQESNVQLKLTIVDAVGFGDQINKDERPIVDYIDAQFENYLQEELKIRRSLFDYHDTRIHVCLYFITPTGHSLKSLDLVTMKKLDSKVNIIPIIAKADTISKSELHKFKIKIMGELVSNGVQIYQFPTDDEAVAEINAVMNAHLPFAVVGSTEEVKVGNKLVRARQYPWGVVQVENENHCDFVKLREMLIRVNMEDLREQTHSRHYELYRRCKLEEMGFQDSDGDSQPFSLQETYEAKRKEFLSELQRKEEEMRQMFVNKVKETELELKEKERELHEKFEHLKRVHQEEKRKVEEKRRELEEETNTFNRRKAAVEALQSQALHATSQQPLRKDKDKKKASGWSSIYSVTIP; the protein is encoded by the exons AACGCAGAGCCGGAGCCCCGGAGCCTCTCCCTGGGCGGCCATGTGGGCTTTGACAGCCTCCCCGACCAGCTGGTCAGCAAGTCGGTCACTCAGGGCTTCAGCTTCAACATCCTCTGTGTGG GGGAGACTGGCATTGGCAAGTCCACACTGATGAACACGCTCTTCAACACGACCTTCGAGACAGAGGAAGCCAGTCACCATGAGGAGTGTGTGCGCCTGCGGCCCCAGACCTATGACCTCCAGGAGAGCAACGTGCAGCTGAAGCTGACTATTGTGGACGCTGTGGGCTTCGGGGATCAGATCAATAAGGATGAGAG GCCCATCGTCGACTACATTGACGCACAGTTTGAAAACTACCTGCAGGAAGAGCTGAAGATCCGCCGCTCGCTCTTCGACTATCACGACACAAGGATCCACGTCTGCCTCTACTTCATCACACCCACAGGGCACTCCCTCAAGTCCCTGGACCTCGTGACCAtgaaaaaactggacagcaaG GTGAACATTATTCCCATCATTGCCAAAGCTGACACCATCTCCAAGAGTGAGCTCCACaagttcaagatcaagatcaTGGGCGAGCTGGTCAGCAATGGGGTCCAGATCTACCAGTTTCCCACTGACGATGAGGCTGTTGCAGAGATTAACGCGGTCATGAAT GCACACCTACCCTTTGCCGTGGTGGGCAGCACCGAGGAGGTGAAGGTGGGAAACAAGCTGGTGCGAGCACGGCAGTACCCCTGGGGAGTGGTGCAGG TGGAGAACGAGAATCACTGCGACTTCGTGAAGCTGCGGGAAATGCTGATCCGTGTGAACATGGAGGACCTCCGTGAGCAGACGCACAGTCGGCACTATGAGCTCTACCGGCGCTGCAAACTGGAGGAGATGGGCTTCCAGGACAGTGATGGTGACAGCCAGCCCTTCAG CCTCCAGGAGACATATGAGGCCAAGAGGAAGGAGTTCCTGAGCGagctgcagaggaaggaggaggagatgaggcAGATGTTCGTCAACAAAGTGAAGGAGACGGAGCTGGAGTTGAAGGAGAAGGAGCGAGAG CTCCACGAGAAGTTCGAGCACCTCAAGCGGGTCCACCAGGAGGAGAAGCGCAAGGTGGAGGAGAAGCGccgggagctggaggaggagaccaACACCTTCAACCGCAGGAAGGCCGCGGTGGAGGCCCTGCAGTCCCAGGCCCTGCACGCCACCTCGCAGCAGCCTCTGAGGAAGGACAAGGACAAGAAGAA agccAGTGGCTGGTCTTCCATTTACAGTGTCACTATTCCTTGA
- the SEPTIN8 gene encoding septin-8 isoform X2 — protein sequence MAATDLERFSNAEPEPRSLSLGGHVGFDSLPDQLVSKSVTQGFSFNILCVGETGIGKSTLMNTLFNTTFETEEASHHEECVRLRPQTYDLQESNVQLKLTIVDAVGFGDQINKDESYRPIVDYIDAQFENYLQEELKIRRSLFDYHDTRIHVCLYFITPTGHSLKSLDLVTMKKLDSKVNIIPIIAKADTISKSELHKFKIKIMGELVSNGVQIYQFPTDDEAVAEINAVMNAHLPFAVVGSTEEVKVGNKLVRARQYPWGVVQVENENHCDFVKLREMLIRVNMEDLREQTHSRHYELYRRCKLEEMGFQDSDGDSQPFSLQETYEAKRKEFLSELQRKEEEMRQMFVNKVKETELELKEKERELHEKFEHLKRVHQEEKRKVEEKRRELEEETNTFNRRKAAVEALQSQALHATSQQPLRKDKDKKKSDIGVQQSGMSLSNSKVMMTKASVEPLNCSSWWPAIQCCSCLVRDATWREGFL from the exons AACGCAGAGCCGGAGCCCCGGAGCCTCTCCCTGGGCGGCCATGTGGGCTTTGACAGCCTCCCCGACCAGCTGGTCAGCAAGTCGGTCACTCAGGGCTTCAGCTTCAACATCCTCTGTGTGG GGGAGACTGGCATTGGCAAGTCCACACTGATGAACACGCTCTTCAACACGACCTTCGAGACAGAGGAAGCCAGTCACCATGAGGAGTGTGTGCGCCTGCGGCCCCAGACCTATGACCTCCAGGAGAGCAACGTGCAGCTGAAGCTGACTATTGTGGACGCTGTGGGCTTCGGGGATCAGATCAATAAGGATGAGAG TTACAGGCCCATCGTCGACTACATTGACGCACAGTTTGAAAACTACCTGCAGGAAGAGCTGAAGATCCGCCGCTCGCTCTTCGACTATCACGACACAAGGATCCACGTCTGCCTCTACTTCATCACACCCACAGGGCACTCCCTCAAGTCCCTGGACCTCGTGACCAtgaaaaaactggacagcaaG GTGAACATTATTCCCATCATTGCCAAAGCTGACACCATCTCCAAGAGTGAGCTCCACaagttcaagatcaagatcaTGGGCGAGCTGGTCAGCAATGGGGTCCAGATCTACCAGTTTCCCACTGACGATGAGGCTGTTGCAGAGATTAACGCGGTCATGAAT GCACACCTACCCTTTGCCGTGGTGGGCAGCACCGAGGAGGTGAAGGTGGGAAACAAGCTGGTGCGAGCACGGCAGTACCCCTGGGGAGTGGTGCAGG TGGAGAACGAGAATCACTGCGACTTCGTGAAGCTGCGGGAAATGCTGATCCGTGTGAACATGGAGGACCTCCGTGAGCAGACGCACAGTCGGCACTATGAGCTCTACCGGCGCTGCAAACTGGAGGAGATGGGCTTCCAGGACAGTGATGGTGACAGCCAGCCCTTCAG CCTCCAGGAGACATATGAGGCCAAGAGGAAGGAGTTCCTGAGCGagctgcagaggaaggaggaggagatgaggcAGATGTTCGTCAACAAAGTGAAGGAGACGGAGCTGGAGTTGAAGGAGAAGGAGCGAGAG CTCCACGAGAAGTTCGAGCACCTCAAGCGGGTCCACCAGGAGGAGAAGCGCAAGGTGGAGGAGAAGCGccgggagctggaggaggagaccaACACCTTCAACCGCAGGAAGGCCGCGGTGGAGGCCCTGCAGTCCCAGGCCCTGCACGCCACCTCGCAGCAGCCTCTGAGGAAGGACAAGGACAAGAAGAA ATCAGATATAGGAGTACAGCAGTCGGGCATGAGCCTCTCCAACTCTAAGGTGATGATGACCAAGGCCAGTGTGGAGCCCTTGAACTGCAGCAGCTGGTGGCCCGCCATACAGTGCTGCAGCTGCCTGGTCAGGGACGCGACGTGGAGGGAAGGATTCCTCTGA
- the SEPTIN8 gene encoding septin-8 isoform X8, with amino-acid sequence MAATDLERFSNAEPEPRSLSLGGHVGFDSLPDQLVSKSVTQGFSFNILCVGETGIGKSTLMNTLFNTTFETEEASHHEECVRLRPQTYDLQESNVQLKLTIVDAVGFGDQINKDESYRPIVDYIDAQFENYLQEELKIRRSLFDYHDTRIHVCLYFITPTGHSLKSLDLVTMKKLDSKVNIIPIIAKADTISKSELHKFKIKIMGELVSNGVQIYQFPTDDEAVAEINAVMNAHLPFAVVGSTEEVKVGNKLVRARQYPWGVVQVENENHCDFVKLREMLIRVNMEDLREQTHSRHYELYRRCKLEEMGFQDSDGDSQPFSLQETYEAKRKEFLSELQRKEEEMRQMFVNKVKETELELKEKERELHEKFEHLKRVHQEEKRKVEEKRRELEEETNTFNRRKAAVEALQSQALHATSQQPLRKDKDKKN; translated from the exons AACGCAGAGCCGGAGCCCCGGAGCCTCTCCCTGGGCGGCCATGTGGGCTTTGACAGCCTCCCCGACCAGCTGGTCAGCAAGTCGGTCACTCAGGGCTTCAGCTTCAACATCCTCTGTGTGG GGGAGACTGGCATTGGCAAGTCCACACTGATGAACACGCTCTTCAACACGACCTTCGAGACAGAGGAAGCCAGTCACCATGAGGAGTGTGTGCGCCTGCGGCCCCAGACCTATGACCTCCAGGAGAGCAACGTGCAGCTGAAGCTGACTATTGTGGACGCTGTGGGCTTCGGGGATCAGATCAATAAGGATGAGAG TTACAGGCCCATCGTCGACTACATTGACGCACAGTTTGAAAACTACCTGCAGGAAGAGCTGAAGATCCGCCGCTCGCTCTTCGACTATCACGACACAAGGATCCACGTCTGCCTCTACTTCATCACACCCACAGGGCACTCCCTCAAGTCCCTGGACCTCGTGACCAtgaaaaaactggacagcaaG GTGAACATTATTCCCATCATTGCCAAAGCTGACACCATCTCCAAGAGTGAGCTCCACaagttcaagatcaagatcaTGGGCGAGCTGGTCAGCAATGGGGTCCAGATCTACCAGTTTCCCACTGACGATGAGGCTGTTGCAGAGATTAACGCGGTCATGAAT GCACACCTACCCTTTGCCGTGGTGGGCAGCACCGAGGAGGTGAAGGTGGGAAACAAGCTGGTGCGAGCACGGCAGTACCCCTGGGGAGTGGTGCAGG TGGAGAACGAGAATCACTGCGACTTCGTGAAGCTGCGGGAAATGCTGATCCGTGTGAACATGGAGGACCTCCGTGAGCAGACGCACAGTCGGCACTATGAGCTCTACCGGCGCTGCAAACTGGAGGAGATGGGCTTCCAGGACAGTGATGGTGACAGCCAGCCCTTCAG CCTCCAGGAGACATATGAGGCCAAGAGGAAGGAGTTCCTGAGCGagctgcagaggaaggaggaggagatgaggcAGATGTTCGTCAACAAAGTGAAGGAGACGGAGCTGGAGTTGAAGGAGAAGGAGCGAGAG CTCCACGAGAAGTTCGAGCACCTCAAGCGGGTCCACCAGGAGGAGAAGCGCAAGGTGGAGGAGAAGCGccgggagctggaggaggagaccaACACCTTCAACCGCAGGAAGGCCGCGGTGGAGGCCCTGCAGTCCCAGGCCCTGCACGCCACCTCGCAGCAGCCTCTGAGGAAGGACAAGGACAAGAAGAA ttaa
- the SEPTIN8 gene encoding septin-8 isoform X1, with product MAATDLERFSNAEPEPRSLSLGGHVGFDSLPDQLVSKSVTQGFSFNILCVGETGIGKSTLMNTLFNTTFETEEASHHEECVRLRPQTYDLQESNVQLKLTIVDAVGFGDQINKDESYRPIVDYIDAQFENYLQEELKIRRSLFDYHDTRIHVCLYFITPTGHSLKSLDLVTMKKLDSKVNIIPIIAKADTISKSELHKFKIKIMGELVSNGVQIYQFPTDDEAVAEINAVMNAHLPFAVVGSTEEVKVGNKLVRARQYPWGVVQVENENHCDFVKLREMLIRVNMEDLREQTHSRHYELYRRCKLEEMGFQDSDGDSQPFSLQETYEAKRKEFLSELQRKEEEMRQMFVNKVKETELELKEKERELHEKFEHLKRVHQEEKRKVEEKRRELEEETNTFNRRKAAVEALQSQALHATSQQPLRKDKDKKNRSDIGVQQSGMSLSNSKVMMTKASVEPLNCSSWWPAIQCCSCLVRDATWREGFL from the exons AACGCAGAGCCGGAGCCCCGGAGCCTCTCCCTGGGCGGCCATGTGGGCTTTGACAGCCTCCCCGACCAGCTGGTCAGCAAGTCGGTCACTCAGGGCTTCAGCTTCAACATCCTCTGTGTGG GGGAGACTGGCATTGGCAAGTCCACACTGATGAACACGCTCTTCAACACGACCTTCGAGACAGAGGAAGCCAGTCACCATGAGGAGTGTGTGCGCCTGCGGCCCCAGACCTATGACCTCCAGGAGAGCAACGTGCAGCTGAAGCTGACTATTGTGGACGCTGTGGGCTTCGGGGATCAGATCAATAAGGATGAGAG TTACAGGCCCATCGTCGACTACATTGACGCACAGTTTGAAAACTACCTGCAGGAAGAGCTGAAGATCCGCCGCTCGCTCTTCGACTATCACGACACAAGGATCCACGTCTGCCTCTACTTCATCACACCCACAGGGCACTCCCTCAAGTCCCTGGACCTCGTGACCAtgaaaaaactggacagcaaG GTGAACATTATTCCCATCATTGCCAAAGCTGACACCATCTCCAAGAGTGAGCTCCACaagttcaagatcaagatcaTGGGCGAGCTGGTCAGCAATGGGGTCCAGATCTACCAGTTTCCCACTGACGATGAGGCTGTTGCAGAGATTAACGCGGTCATGAAT GCACACCTACCCTTTGCCGTGGTGGGCAGCACCGAGGAGGTGAAGGTGGGAAACAAGCTGGTGCGAGCACGGCAGTACCCCTGGGGAGTGGTGCAGG TGGAGAACGAGAATCACTGCGACTTCGTGAAGCTGCGGGAAATGCTGATCCGTGTGAACATGGAGGACCTCCGTGAGCAGACGCACAGTCGGCACTATGAGCTCTACCGGCGCTGCAAACTGGAGGAGATGGGCTTCCAGGACAGTGATGGTGACAGCCAGCCCTTCAG CCTCCAGGAGACATATGAGGCCAAGAGGAAGGAGTTCCTGAGCGagctgcagaggaaggaggaggagatgaggcAGATGTTCGTCAACAAAGTGAAGGAGACGGAGCTGGAGTTGAAGGAGAAGGAGCGAGAG CTCCACGAGAAGTTCGAGCACCTCAAGCGGGTCCACCAGGAGGAGAAGCGCAAGGTGGAGGAGAAGCGccgggagctggaggaggagaccaACACCTTCAACCGCAGGAAGGCCGCGGTGGAGGCCCTGCAGTCCCAGGCCCTGCACGCCACCTCGCAGCAGCCTCTGAGGAAGGACAAGGACAAGAAGAA CAGATCAGATATAGGAGTACAGCAGTCGGGCATGAGCCTCTCCAACTCTAAGGTGATGATGACCAAGGCCAGTGTGGAGCCCTTGAACTGCAGCAGCTGGTGGCCCGCCATACAGTGCTGCAGCTGCCTGGTCAGGGACGCGACGTGGAGGGAAGGATTCCTCTGA